Proteins encoded together in one Chroicocephalus ridibundus unplaced genomic scaffold, bChrRid1.1 SCAFFOLD_98, whole genome shotgun sequence window:
- the LOC134509325 gene encoding olfactory receptor 6E1-like, producing MGNATIIFLVRVGHRLQPPLYFFISNLSFPEIWFTSSTSTKLLVILGSGRRTISLSSCFAQSCFCFALGTTEFVLLVVMTFDRYVAICQHLRNAAIMKPQLCIHLVVAAWVMGTTLLSYSLVLLYKLTFWGSNKIHHLFFDSFPLFKLSCSDTSLLGKMDSILLSFVMLGSLCLTLAFYTGILFCILHLPGASGRKKAFTTCSSHLTTLAIAYARCVALYVHPSEHVSSQANGMVALLNTVLYPFLNPFIYSLRNKTVILAGNEAIARATIKLFALSRCISGQQFP from the coding sequence ATGGGGAACGCAACCATCATTTTCCTTGTGCGCGTGGGTCACCGCCTGCAACCCCCCCTGTACTTTTTCATCAGCAATCTGTCCTTCCCGGAAATCTGGTTTACATCCTCCACAAGCACCAAATTGCTTGTGATCCTGGGTTCTGGTAGGAGAACAATCTCACTAAGCAGCTGCTTTGCCCAATCCTGTTTCTGTTTTGCCCTGGGCACTACAGAGTTTGTTCTACTTGTTGTCATGACCtttgaccgctacgttgccatctgccaGCATTTGCGTAATGCTGCCATCATGAAGCCTCAGCTCTGCATCCACCTGGTTGTTGCTGCTTGGGTCATGGGCACCACACTCTTGAGTTACTCTCTGGTCCTCCTCTACAAGCTGACCTTCTGGGGCTCAAACAAGATCCACCATTTGTTTTTCGACAGCTTCCCCTTGTTCAAATTGTCCTGCTCTGACACCAGCCTGCTTGGGAAAATGGACTctattttattatcatttgtcATGCTGGGTTCCTTATGTTTAACTCTGGCATTTTACACAGGCATCCTTTTCTGCATTCTACACCTTCCAGGagcctctgggaggaaaaaagctttcactaCATGTTCTTCCCATCTCACCACCTTGGCCATTGCCTATGCGCGCTGCGTTGCTCTCTATGTGCATCCTTCAGAACACGTTTCCTCGCAGGCAAACGGAATGGTGGCTTTGCTAAACACTGTCCTGTACCCATTCTTAAATCCGTTCATCTACAGTCTAAGAAACAAGACCGTGATACTGGCCGGGAATGAAGCCATTGCCCGTGCAACAATAAAGCTTTTCGCCTTATCACGATGCATTTCTGGACAGCAATTCCCATGA